One genomic segment of Desmodus rotundus isolate HL8 chromosome 5, HLdesRot8A.1, whole genome shotgun sequence includes these proteins:
- the LOC112320288 gene encoding putative olfactory receptor 5AK3 isoform X1, with amino-acid sequence MTQGNSTEVTEFFLLGFGAQHRFRYALFVVFLVIYATSMVGNIGMILLIKTDSRLRTPMYFFLQNLAFVDICYTSAITPKMLQNFIVENISVSFRGCVIQLLVYATFATSDCYLLATMAVDRYVAICNPLQYPIVMSRRACIHLVTGSYIMGSINASVHTGFTFSLSFCNSNTINHFFCDVPPILALSCSNTDINVMLLAVFVGFNLMFTVLVVIFSYTYIIATILKMSSTTGRKKAFSTCASHLTAVTMFYGTLSYMYLQPHSSNFQENMKVASVCYGVVIPMLNPLIYSLRNKEVKEALKVIGKKF; translated from the coding sequence ATGACACAAGGAAATAGCACTGAAGTGACTGAATTCTTTCTGCTTGGATTTGGTGCCCAACACAGGTTTCGGTATGCCCTCTTCGTTGTATTTCTGGTCATCTATGCTACGTCCATGGTGGGTAATATTGGAATGATTCTACTCATCAAGACAGATTCCAGACTTCGAACACCTATGTACTTCTTCCTACAAAATTTGGCTTTTGTTGATATCTGTTATACCTCTGCTATCACTCCCAAGATGCTGCAAAACTTTATAGTAGAAAATATTTCAGTATCATTCAGGGGCTGTGTTATACAATTACTGGTTTATGCGACATTCGCAACCAGTGATTGTTACCTTCTGGCAACGATGGCCGTGGACCGTTATGTAGCCATCTGTAACCCACTTCAGTATCCCATTGTCATGTCCCGAAGAGCCTGCATCCACCTGGTCACTGGTTCATACATCATGGGCTCCATCAACGCTTCTGTGCACACAGGCTTTACATTTTCACTGTCCTTCTGCAATTCCAACACCATCAATCACTTCTTTTGTGATGTTCCACCAATTCTTGCCCTTTCATGCTCCAACACTGACATCAACGTTATGCTGCTCGCTGTCTTTGTGGGATTCAACTTGATGTTCACTGTGCTGGTCGTCATCTTTTCCTACACCTACATCATCGCCACCATCCTAAAGATGTCTTCCAccacagggaggaaaaaagccTTCTCTACATGTGCCTCCCACCTGACAGCAGTCACCATGTTCTATGGAACCCTGTCATACATGTACCTACAGCCTCATTCCAGTAATTTCCAGGAGAATATGAAAGTGGCTTCTGTCTGTTATGGTGTTGTGATTCCCATGTTGAACCCCCTGATCTATAGTTTGAGGAATAAGGAAGTAAAGGAAGCTCTAAAAGTGATAGGGAAAAAGTTCTAG
- the LOC112320288 gene encoding olfactory receptor 5AK2 isoform X2, whose product MVGNIGMILLIKTDSRLRTPMYFFLQNLAFVDICYTSAITPKMLQNFIVENISVSFRGCVIQLLVYATFATSDCYLLATMAVDRYVAICNPLQYPIVMSRRACIHLVTGSYIMGSINASVHTGFTFSLSFCNSNTINHFFCDVPPILALSCSNTDINVMLLAVFVGFNLMFTVLVVIFSYTYIIATILKMSSTTGRKKAFSTCASHLTAVTMFYGTLSYMYLQPHSSNFQENMKVASVCYGVVIPMLNPLIYSLRNKEVKEALKVIGKKF is encoded by the coding sequence ATGGTGGGTAATATTGGAATGATTCTACTCATCAAGACAGATTCCAGACTTCGAACACCTATGTACTTCTTCCTACAAAATTTGGCTTTTGTTGATATCTGTTATACCTCTGCTATCACTCCCAAGATGCTGCAAAACTTTATAGTAGAAAATATTTCAGTATCATTCAGGGGCTGTGTTATACAATTACTGGTTTATGCGACATTCGCAACCAGTGATTGTTACCTTCTGGCAACGATGGCCGTGGACCGTTATGTAGCCATCTGTAACCCACTTCAGTATCCCATTGTCATGTCCCGAAGAGCCTGCATCCACCTGGTCACTGGTTCATACATCATGGGCTCCATCAACGCTTCTGTGCACACAGGCTTTACATTTTCACTGTCCTTCTGCAATTCCAACACCATCAATCACTTCTTTTGTGATGTTCCACCAATTCTTGCCCTTTCATGCTCCAACACTGACATCAACGTTATGCTGCTCGCTGTCTTTGTGGGATTCAACTTGATGTTCACTGTGCTGGTCGTCATCTTTTCCTACACCTACATCATCGCCACCATCCTAAAGATGTCTTCCAccacagggaggaaaaaagccTTCTCTACATGTGCCTCCCACCTGACAGCAGTCACCATGTTCTATGGAACCCTGTCATACATGTACCTACAGCCTCATTCCAGTAATTTCCAGGAGAATATGAAAGTGGCTTCTGTCTGTTATGGTGTTGTGATTCCCATGTTGAACCCCCTGATCTATAGTTTGAGGAATAAGGAAGTAAAGGAAGCTCTAAAAGTGATAGGGAAAAAGTTCTAG